TGGAATCTCGCCGGCGAGTTGACGATCATGGACGCGCACGGCGCGACGCCCGGCCTCACGTTCACGACGCGGATCGCGAATGTGTTTGGCACGCGCTACGCTCCGATCTTCGGCTTCCGCGCACCAGGCATGGCGCTCGACGTCGGATTCCGCCTAACAGCCGGACACGACTGAAGGCGGACAACAGGCGGACAACAGGCGGACAAATCCGACAGGCGGACAAAACGGACAAATCCGGACAATGCCGGATTCACAGCGTAAGGCGACAGGCGGACAACTCCGGACAATGCCGGAGTACAGCGTAAGGCGGATAAGGCACGCACGAAAGTAGAGACGAAAGGAGGTTGAGGAATTTAGTTCTCCTAGCTCGTACGAGCGTTATCGGGCTTCGTCTGCCCTCCGCGCTTGCTGTTATCCGGCATTGTCCGGCTTTGTCCGTTTTGTCCGCCTGTCGCCGTTACTCCGGCATTGTCCGGCTTTGTCCGCCTGTCGGTTTTGTCCGTCTGTCGGCTTTGTCCGGTCTTCTCCGACTGGTAGGTTTCTGGATGCTCCTTACGACGGAGGCAATCGTCCTCCACTGCTTCGACTACTCCGAAACCTCCGTCATCGTCCGCCTGTTGACGCGCGACGCCGGCGTGCAGTCCGCCATGGCCCGGGGCGCCCGGCGCGCCAAGAGCCGCTTCGGCACCGCCCTCGACCTCTTCGCGCAGGGCGCGGCGCAGATCCACCTGAAGCAGGGCAGGGAGCTCCAGACCCTTGGCGCGTTCGAAATCGTGAACGCACGCGCCGAAATCGGCAATGACCTCGGACGATTTGCCAGCGCCTCGGCGCTCGTCGAGCTCGTGCTGCGGTTCGGCGCGGCCGATGAGACCAACGAAGAGATGTTCGACGCGCTCGCCGACGCGCTCGATCAGGTCGCCGCGTCGGACGCTGCCCGTGCGGGCGAGGCCGGTCTGGCCGGCGCGTGGCGGCTCGTGTCCCAGCTCGGCTTCGCGCCGTCGCTCGACGCGTGCGCGCTCTGCCACGACGAGTTAGGCCAGGACGCGCCGGCGCCGTTCAGCCACGCCGCCGGCGGCGTGTTGTGCGTGCGCTGCGCCGGGCGCCACCCCGGTTCGCGCGCGCTGCCGCCTAACGCACGGGCGGCCATCGGCGCATGGTGCGACACCGGCAGCAGCGCGTCAGCGCCGCTCGTGCCGCGCGAGCTGCGCGCGCACCAGCGCCTGCTGCGCGAATTCCTGCACCACCACGTCGCCGACGGACGCGCCCTCAACGCTTTCGACGTGTGGGAGCTCGGCGCCTGGAGCACGGCGTGATTCTCGGCACCGCCGGCCACGTCGACCACGGGAAGACCGCCCTGGTCAAAGCGCTCACCGGCGTCGACACCGACCGCCTCGCCGAAGAAAAGCGGCGCGGCATCACCATCGATCTGGGATTCGCGCCGCTCGACCTCGGCGCCCACGGGGTGTTAGGCGTCGTCGACGTCCCGGGCCACGAGGCCTTCGTGCGCAACATGCTCGCCGGCGCCACGGGCGTCGACCTCGTGCTCCTCGTCATCGCCGCCGACGAAGGCGTGATGCCGCAGACCCGCGAGCACCTGGCCATCCTCGACATCCTCGGCGTCAAAGGCGGCGTGATCGCGCTCACCAAGTGCGACTTGGTCGACGACGACTGGCTCGCGCTCGTGCGCGACGATGTGCTAACGCTGGTTGCCGGCACCGCGCTCGACGGCACGCCGATGGTCGAAACGTCGGTCGTCTCCGGCCGCGGATTGGACGTCCTCCGGTCGACCCTCGCGGCAGCGGTGCGCGCCCTGCCGGCGCGCGATGCCGCCGACCT
Above is a window of Gemmatimonadaceae bacterium DNA encoding:
- the recO gene encoding DNA repair protein RecO, with protein sequence MLLTTEAIVLHCFDYSETSVIVRLLTRDAGVQSAMARGARRAKSRFGTALDLFAQGAAQIHLKQGRELQTLGAFEIVNARAEIGNDLGRFASASALVELVLRFGAADETNEEMFDALADALDQVAASDAARAGEAGLAGAWRLVSQLGFAPSLDACALCHDELGQDAPAPFSHAAGGVLCVRCAGRHPGSRALPPNARAAIGAWCDTGSSASAPLVPRELRAHQRLLREFLHHHVADGRALNAFDVWELGAWSTA